A single region of the Chrysoperla carnea chromosome 5, inChrCarn1.1, whole genome shotgun sequence genome encodes:
- the LOC123300157 gene encoding proteasome subunit alpha type-4, protein MARRYDTRTTIFSPEGRLYQVEYAMEAISHAGTCLGILANDGIVLAAERRNTNKLLDEVFFSEKIYKLNDDMVCSVAGITSDANVLTNELRLIGQRYLLQYGESIPCEQLVSWLCDVKQAYTQYGGKRPFGVSILYMGWDKHYGYQLYQSDPSGNYSGWKATCIGNNSAAAVSSLKQEYKEGETTLEDGKALAIKVLSKTLDMTKLTAEKVEMATLTRVDGKTVINILNSKEVEALIAKFEAQEAENEAAKKEKQQQQQAQ, encoded by the exons atg gctCGTCGATATGATACGAGAACTACAATATTCTCTCCAGAAg gaCGTTTATATCAAGTGGAGTATGCAATGGAAGCTATTAGTCATGCTGGTACTTGTCTAGGGATTTTAGCCAATGATGGAATCGTTTTAGCGGCTGAAAGAcggaatacaaataaattattagatgAAGTATTCTTTTctgagaaaatttataaattaaatga cgACATGGTATGCAGTGTTGCCGGAATAACATCTGACGCTAACGTACTCACTAATGAATTACGATTGATTGGTCAAAGATATTTACTACAGTATGGTGAATCAATTCCATGCGAACAACTTGTATCTTGGTTATGTGACGTGAAACAAGCTTATACACAATATGGAG gcAAACGACCTTTTGGTGTGTCAATTTTATATATGGGCTGGGATAAGCATTACGGATATCAATTATATCAATCAGACCCAAGTGGAAATTACAGTGGTTGGAAAGCAACTTGTATTGGTAATAATAGCGct GCTGCAGTATCAAGTTTAAAACAAGAATACAAAGAAGGTGAAACAACCCTTGAAGATGGCAAAGCCTTGGCtattaaagttttaagtaaaaCTTTAGACATGACTAAACTTACAGCAGAGAAAG tggaAATGGCTACATTAACACGAGTAGATGGTAAaactgttattaatattttaaacagtaaAGAAGTGGAAGCTTTAATTGCAAAATTCGAAGCTCAGGAAGCTGAAAATGAAGCTGCTAAAAAGGAAaagcaacagcaacaacaagcacaataa
- the LOC123300023 gene encoding ATP synthase subunit alpha, mitochondrial: MALLSARLAASVARRLPSASSQLANLAFPAATVAARKFNVSCSHRAAELSSVLEERVLGAISKVDLDETGRVLSIGDGIARVYGLKNIQADEMVEFSSGLKGMALNLEPDNVGVVVFGNDKLIKEGDIVKRTGAIVDVPIGAELLGRVVDALGNPIDAKGPIKTKARARVGTKAPGIIPRVSVREPMQTGIKAVDSLVPIGRGQRELIIGDRQTGKTALAIDTIINQKRFNDGDDEKKKLYCIYVAIGQKRSTVAQIVKRLTDSGAINYTIIVSATASDAAPLQYLAPYSGCAMGEFFRDNGKHALIIYDDLSKQAVAYRQMSLLLRRPPGREAYPGDVFYLHSRLLERAAKMSEANGGGSLTALPVIETQAGDVSAYIPTNVISITDGQIFLETELFYKGIRPAINVGLSVSRVGSAAQTKAMKQVAGSMKLELAQYREVAAFAQFGSDLDAATQQLLNRGVRLTELLKQGQYVPMAIEEQVAIIYCGVRGYLDKLEPSRITAFEKAFSQHIKASASDLLATIAKEGTISDSTDASMKKLVTEFMAGFK; this comes from the exons ATGGCACTTCTTTCAGCACGTTTGGCTGCTTCCGTAGCGAGGCGATTGCCTAGCGCATCGTCTCag cTTGCAAATCTTGCATTCCCAGCAGCAACAGTAGCTGCCCGTAAATTCAATGTATCATGCAGTCACCGTGCCGCAGAATTGTCCAGCGTTTTGGAAGAACGTGTCTTAGGTGCCATATCAAAA GTTGATTTAGATGAAACTGGCCGAGTATTAAGTATTGGAGATGGTATCGCTCGTGTATACggtcttaaaaatattcaagctGATGAGATGGTGGAATTTTCATCCGGTcttaaa GGTATGGCCTTGAATTTGGAACCTGACAACGTTGGTGTTGTAGTATTTGGTAACGATAAATTGATCAAAGAAGGTGATATCGTGAAACGTACTGGTGCTATTGTCGATGTACCAATTGGCGCAGAATTATTAGGACGTGTCGTCGATGCTTTAGGTAATCCAATTGATGCTAAAGGACCAATTAAAACTAAAGCTCGTGCCCGTGTTGGTACAAAAGCACCTGGTATTATTCCACGTGTATCTGTACGAGAACCTATGCAAACTGGTATTAAAGCCGTCGATTCCTTGGTACCAATTGGTCGTGGTCAACGTGAATTGATCATTGGTGACAGACAGACTGGTAAAACTGCCTTAGCTATTGATACCATCATCAATCAAAAACGTTTCAATGATGGCGATGATGAAAAGAAGAAATTGTACTGTATCTACGTTGCCATTGGTCAAAAACGATCCACTGTCGCTCAAATTGTAAAACGATTAACAGACTCTGGTGCAATTAACTACACAATTATTGTATCAGCTACCGCTTCAGATGCTGCTCCCTTACAATACCTCGCTCCATACTCTGGATGTGCCATGGGAGAATTTTTCCGTGACAATGGAAAACATGCTTTAATCATCTACGACGATTTATCGAAACAAGCTGTTGCTTACCGTCAAATGTCATTGTTATTGCGTCGTCCACCAGGTCGTGAAGCCTACCCCGGTGATGTATTCTACCTTCACTCACGTCTTCTTGAACGTGCTGCTAAGATGAGCGAAGCTAATGGTGGTGGTTCATTGACTGCTTTGCCAGTAATTGAAACACAAGCTGGTGATGTATCTGCCTACATTCCAACCAATGTCATCTCCATTACCGATGGACAAATCTTCTTGGAAACTGAATTGTTCTACAAAGGTATCCGACCAGCCATTAATGTCGGTTTATCTGTATCCCGTGTCGGTTCAGCTGCCCAAACTAAGGCCATGAAACAAGTAGCTGGTTCCATGAAATTGGAATTGGCCCAATATCGTGAAGTCGCCGCTTTCGCTCAATTCGGTTCCGATTTAGATGCTGCCACCCAACAATTGTTGAACCGTGGTGTTCGATTGACTGAATTATTGAAACAAGGACAATATGTACCAATGGCTATTGAAGAACAAGTTGCCATCATCTACTGTGGTGTACGAGGTTATCTTGACAAACTTGAACCATCAAGAATCACTGCCTTCGAAAAAGCTTTCTCACAACACATTAA AGCATCCGCTAGCGATTTATTAGCAACAATTGCAAAAGAAGGAACCATCTCCGACAGTACTGATGCATCAATGAAGAAACTTGTCACAGAATTCATGGCCGGattcaaataa